A genomic segment from Ptychodera flava strain L36383 chromosome 8, AS_Pfla_20210202, whole genome shotgun sequence encodes:
- the LOC139138522 gene encoding LOW QUALITY PROTEIN: dihydropyrimidine dehydrogenase [NADP(+)]-like (The sequence of the model RefSeq protein was modified relative to this genomic sequence to represent the inferred CDS: inserted 1 base in 1 codon) — protein sequence MALSKDSVDIENILALNPKTPSHANLVPTATTKKNKKHWKRNQGCSTCEGSLAKNFDDIKHTTLSERGALREANRCLKCADAPCQKSCPTQLDIKAFISSIATKNYYGAAKAILSDNPLGLTCGMVCPTSDLCVGGCNLYASEEGPINIGGLQQFATEMYKKMKIPQVRDPNLPPVEDLPESFHSKVALIGCGPASISCATFLARLGYTDLTVFEKEEYIGGLSSSEIPQFRLPYDVVSFEVDLMRDLGVKLELGKGIGINGMTLESLRQDGYECVFIGIGLPQAKRIPIFSNLTTKQGFYTSKDFLPAVTMASKAGMCSSCKPSLPQLSGNVIVLGAGDTAFDCATSALSXSFRKGFTTIRAVPEEMELAKEEKCEFMPFLAPRKVIVKGDKITGLELCRTEQLDDGTWFEDEEQTVKLRADFIISAFGSTLADEQVKTALSPIKFNKWGLPEVDTITMQSSEEWVYCGGDVAGVAQTTVESVNDGKQAAWHIHKYLQSLHGIPIPAEPHLPKFYTPIDSVDLSVEVCGLKFENPFGLASAPPTTTSAMIRRSFQAGWSFALTKTFALDKDIITNVSPRIVRGTTSGHTYGPGQGAFLNIELISEKSAAYWCRSVKELKADFPNKIVIASIMCSYSKDDWTELAKMAEDSGADALELNLSCPHGMGERGMGLACGQDTELVRNICRWVRDAVKVPFFAKLTPNVTNIVDIARAAYEGNASGVTATNTVSGLMGLKANATAWPAVGKQKRTTYGGVSGNAIRPIALRAVSAIANALPGYPILATGGIDSAESGVQFLHAGASLLQVGSAVQNQDFTVIEDYTTGLQALMYLQSIDELRDWDGQSPPTERHQLGKPVPQLSSIIGKHISNFGPFQEKRRKIVIAHKKDIDLLSDENKPEPQRPSNQPKKPIPSIQDMIGRALPLIGSYGDLDNKQQAVAIIDEEMCINCGKCYMTCNDSGYQAITFDPETHLPHITDQCTGCTLCVSVCPIIDCIQMVPRTIPYVPNRGVPLAVSSVA from the exons AATATTTTAGCTTTAAACCCCAAAACTCCAAGTCACGCCAACTTAGTTCCCACGGCAACcaccaagaaaaacaaaaaacactggAAAAGGAACCAAGGATGTTCA ACATGTGAAGGGAGTTTGGCCAAGAATTTTGATGACATCAAACACACCACACTGAGCGAACGAGGTGCCTTAAGGGAAGCCAATAGATGCCTGAAATGCGCCGATGCTCCGTGCCAAAAGAGTTGCCCTACCCAGCTAGACATCAAGGCTTTCATCAGCAGCATTGCTACAAAG AATTACTATGGAGCGGCCAAAGCGATCCTGTCGGACAACCCACTCGGCCTGACCTGTGGTATGGTATGCCCTACGAGTGACCTCTGTGTCGGAGGTTGTAACCTCTATGCATCTGAAGAGGGACCAATCAACATTGGTGGACTTCAacaatttgctacagag ATGTACAAGAAGATGAAGATTCCACAAGTTAGGGACCCAAATCTTCCACCCGTGGAGGATTTACCGGAAAGCTTTCATTCCAAAGTTGCCCTGATTGGATGTGGTCCAGCATCCATCAGCTGTGCCACTTTCCTTGCCAGGTTGGGCTACACGGATCTCACCGTCTTTGAGAAGGAAGAGTATATAGGGGGATTGAGCTCCTCGGAGATTCCTCAGTTCCGACTGCCCTATGATGTTGTCTCCTTTGAGGTGGATTTGATGCGCGATCTTGGTGTCAAG CTTGAACTTGGCAAAGGCATCGGTATCAACGGGATGACATTGGAGTCTCTTCGCCAAGACGGATACGAGTGTGTCTTCATTGGCATCGGTTTGCCGCAAGCAAAACGGATCCCCATCTTTTCAAATTTGACCACGAAGCAAGGATTTTATACATCAAAGGATTTCCTACCGGCAGTTACCATGGCTAGCAAAGCAG GAATGTGTTCCTCTTGTAAGCCCTCGCTGCCTCAGCTCAGTGGGAATGTCATCGTCCTTGGTGCTGGAGATACTGCATTTGACTGTGCTACTTCAGCTTTGA CGTCTTTCAGGAAAGGTTTTACAACCATCAGAGCTGTGCCAGAAGAG ATGGAGCTTGCCAAAGAAGAAAAGTGTGAATTCATGCCGTTTCTTGCTCCGAGGAAAGTCATCGTCAAGGGTGACAAGATCACAGGTTTGGAACTGTGTCGTACTGAACAGCTGGATGATGGGACTTGGTTTGAAGACGAGGAGCAGACCGTCAAACTGAGAGCAGACTTCATCATTTCAGCATTTGGATCAACACTTGCAGATGAGCAAG TGAAAACAGCATTGTCTCCAATCAAGTTCAACAAATGGGGTCTGCCTGAAGTGGACACTATAACCATGCAGAGCAGTGAGGAATGGGTATACTGTGGTGGTGATGTGGCTGGTGTGGCCCAGACAACAGTAGAATCTGTCAATGATGGCAAACAAGCAGCATGGCATATACACAAATACCTACAG tcctTGCATGGTATACCGATCCCTGCAGAGCCACACCTGCCTAAATTTTACACACCAATCGATTCTGTGGACCTCAGTGTTGAAGTGTGTGGTCTGAAGTTTGAAAATCCTTTTGGACTGGCAAGTGCGCCCCCAACGACAACATCCGCCATGATCCGACGTAGCTTTCAAGCTGGCTGGTCATTTGCACTGACCAAGACATTTGCTCTAGACAAG GACATCATCACCAATGTGTCTCCACGTATAGTACGTGGCACCACATCTGGACACACTTACGGACCTGGTCAGGGTGCATTCCTCAACATTGAGCTGATCAGCGAGAAGTCTGCTGCGTACTGGTGTCGCAGCGTCAAAGAACTCAAGGCCGACTTCCCAAATAAGATCGTAATTGCGAGCATCATGTGTAGTTACAGCAAGGATGACTGGACAGAGTTGGCCAAAATGGCCGAG GACTCTGGTGCCGACGCTTTGGAATTGAATCTTTCCTGTCCGCACGGCATGGGAGAGCGCGGCATGGGTTTGGCCTGTGGCCAAGACACAGAACTGGTGCGAAATATTTGCCGCTGGGTACGTGATGCTGTCAAGGTGCCTTTCTTTGCCAAGCTGACACCAAACGTAACCAACATAGTGGATATTGCTAGGGCTGCTtatgaag GCAATGCATCTGGAGTGACAGCCACCAACACTGTATCTGGCCTGATGGGTCTGAAAGCCAATGCCACAGCCTGGCCTGCGGTGGGCAAACAGAAGCGCACTACATATGGCGGAGTGTCCGGCAATGCCATCCGACCCATAGCGTTGAGGGCAGTGTCGGCCATTGCTAATGCACTGCCAGGATACCCGATACTGGCTACCGGTGGTATTGATTCAGCCGAGTCTGGCGTACAGTTCCTTCATGCAGGAGCGTCACTGCTTCAG GTTGGCAGTGCAGTACAAAACCAGGACTTCACTGTCATTGAAGACTACACAACAGGGTTGCAAGCACTGATGTATCTGCAGAGCATTGATGAACTTCGCGACTGGGACGGCCAGTCTCCTCCAACGGAACGTCATCAACTTGGAAAGCCAGTACCTCAACTGAGCTCCATTATCGGAAAG cacatttcaaattttggaCCTTTCCAAGAGAAACGCAGAAAGATAGTGATTGCCCACAAGAAAGACATCGATCTTCTGAGTGATGAAAACAAACCAGAGCCTCAGAGACCCTCCAACCAACCAAAGAAACCTATACCTTCTATTCAG GACATGATAGGAAGAGCGTTGCCACTGATTGGCTCGTATGGTGACCTTGACAACAAACAACAGGCCGTGGCCATTATTGACGAGGAAATGTGCATCAATTGTGGAAAGTGCTACATGACATGCAACGACAGCGGCTACCAAGCCATCACCTTTGACCCCGAGACTCACCTGCCGCACATCACCGATCAGTGCACCGGCTGTACGCTGTGCGTCTCCGTCTGTCCAATCATCGACTGCATCCAAATGGTGCCCCGCACCATTCCGTACGTACCCAATCGAGGTGTGCCATTGGCCGTGTCATCAGTTGCCTAG